The stretch of DNA GGATCCCATATTCAGAGAGAAACCATTACCAAGATCTGCCAGGCTCTGATCACTGAAAACATCAGACGGGAAGCCTTCACGCCCTGTCGGACCTACAACAATGTTAGCCGTATAACCGTAGTACTGTCGTGATTTCTCACTGTAGGTATAACCGCCAGAGACCGTGCCACGGGTGAATCCCAGATCAAAATGAGCATCAAACTGATACCCCCAGCTTTCCACATCATCTTCAAGATCCAGGAAAGCAAACTGCGCTGAGGAGCCAAGGTTGACTGATGTCGAGATCAGTTCATCGGTCTGCGGATTGCGCAGATTGAGTGACTGCACAGAACTTGAATTGGGCACCTCAGACGTGGCGGTGGCATCGGAATAAAACCATCGTAGATCGATATCGTCGATGACATCCAGAAAGGTCGGCACGGTCAGGAAGTCCAGATCGCTCATGGTGAATGAGTGCTCACCAATGACCTGGTTAACAAACAACTCCCGTTTCTCGAGATTGCTCACCTGCGTCCGGCGCTGGCGACCACTGGGCTGCTGAAAATCCGGGTTATAGCCTTCAACGATCGACGCCTGATCTTCGTCATCCTGCAGCAAATAAGTGTTGGTCGAGATTGTATGCCGATCCTGATAGTTCAGGCTCAGATTCAGCGCGCCGGTCACACTTTCATTGGTAAAGGTTCGCTGGATCTCCCGAAATGTTTCTTCCGGATTATTGAAATCCTGCTCAAACTGATCCGAGTTGCTATAGGATGTACCGATCGCCGCATTGGCCAGCACGCCGACACTCAGGTCGTTGTTGATGTCAAACGCATTACCCAGCGTGACAGAACCACTCATATCCGGACTGATGGACGTCGGTTGCTTGATATCAACATCACGGTTTAGTGACAGCATCAGGTCTCGATTGATGCGCTGGGCTTCCAACTGCTGGGCTGGTGTGGGTATTCGGGAACCAGGAAACTCGAATCGGGCAATATTTGACGGCTGGATATTACCCTGATACTTATTGAGAGCTTCCAGGATTCCGGATGGCAATCCACCCTGGTCACCCAGGTTGCGCAAACCCTTACCAGAATTTTCGCTGTTCCAGCCGGTACCCACAGAGACATCAAACACCAGGCCATCAGGCGTGCCGCTGGTGCGAATGTCAACGTTACCGCCACCAAAGGCGGCAGGCTGATCCACCGAGTAAGCCTTGTGAACCTTGACCGATTCAAGAATCGATGCCGGTATGTAGTCCAGCGGAATCACATTCCGGCTGAGCTCCGGGGAGGGGATTTCCGCACCGTTCAAGGTCGCGCTTGAGTAGCGTTCACCCAGGCCGCGAACGTAAATATACTTGCCCTCCACCAGGGACAGACCCGTCACCCGCCGCAATGCCATGGCAACGTCAGAATCGCCAGCCCGGGAAATCTGCTCAATGCCAATCACTTCCGCTGCGAAGGGCTGTTCGACCCGTTCCATGATGATCGACCGCGACGCGTCACGCAGCCGCCCCATCACCATGATCTCCTCAATCTGGGGGGCTGCCACTGCTGAGCCCTCCTGTTGTGCGTGGACGTTAGCACTCAGGGATACACCCGTCAGGGCGATCGCTATCGCGAGTGACAGTTCCCGCTTTTTTCCTTGCATCACATTATTCATGATCGTAACCCGTCGAATTATTGAGTTTTTGAAACTCGATCGGGGATAAGTCCGCGATGGCCTTATCCCCGAGAGCCTTACGCTGTATCCATTCGCTCTATCGGTTACAGACCTACTGTCCAACCGGAAACCCAGTCGTCGCCTTCCTTGACAGCGCCGATGAAGTCGACGGCTTCAAAGAAAGAACTGCTGCCCGATGAGCCCAGGGCCGGGGCAGCATCTGCCGCGAAGTTGTCCCGCAAACGAGTTACATCGAACACCGTGACATTGATCGGGTTGCCATTGGCATCGGTCATGCTGGGTGCAGTGATGTAGGCTGTCGGGTTGGACGGACTCAGATCCTTGATCACTGTGGCCGGCAGACTGGCTGACGAATCAATCACCGCGTTGCCGTTACTGACCAGCCAGTTACGCAGGTCCAGACCCGCTGAAGCGGATACCTTGACGGCTTCTGTACAGGCATACACGTTGCCGGATGCCGCGCTGATTCCTGAATTGATACCCGCGATAGCCTGTGTACTTTCTACTTCGAAACACTCATTACTGGCCATGCCGCTGGCATTGGAAGTGATGATGGAATTGTATTCCTCAAAGTAAACACCTTCCCGGTAAAGAGAGCCTTCTGAATCACCTTTGGCGCTGGGTGCAGTGCCCGTATTGGTGTCCACGTTGGACGTGATACAGGTCATATTGGAAACACGACCTTTGGTAAAGGGCTGCAGGTCATCCGGCTGGCTGCTGCCCGTATTGTCAGCTTCGATGCAGCGGTTGGCGCCTGAGGTATGGACAACCAGAGCAAACTGGATATCGCCCTGCCAGCCCTCAGAATAGTCAATTGAGTCATCGCCCACATTGACTGCCACGATGCGCTTCATATCGACCGCGCCACCAAACATTTCGAAACCGTCATCCAGCGAGGTGTAGGTCTGTACGTACTCAACAGTCGTGCCACTACCGACGCCATTGAAAGTGATAGCATTCAATTCATCACCATCTACCACTTCAAATCCTGCATGGCGCACCTGCAGGTAACGCAGCACACCTGAACTCTCTGCATTGTTGATACCGCCGTAAGTTGACGGACGACCCTCAGTGGTCACATGGCAATTGTGCGGATTATTAGCAGTAGGCTGACGATCAGCGTCGGTACACTTGTTAGTCAAACCGTTACCGTTGATTACCAGACCACCCCAGAGACCGCGATCGGACTCAGTCGCCTGATTGTCACGCAGGTCCTTGACGCCACTCATGATGATGGGCTTGCTACGAGTGCCATCTGCAATAATGCGTGAACCACGATTGATACGAATGTAGTCTTCCGAGTTGAAAAACGCGAGCTTTGTACCCGGGGCCAGGGTCAGCTCGGGGCCTTCACCGTCCTGGGGGATACGCACGCCTTGCGCTGCGGCATTGGCGTTGACGTCTTCTCCGACAAACAGACTGTCTTCAAATATATGAATACCGCCGTTAGGCAATTCGTTGATTACCAGATCAGTGGTCAAAGGGCGGGTATCGCTGACAAACGTATTGGAATAGGTGCAGTTGCTACCATCATAAGAACCCTGCAGAACCTGGCCTGATACGGTGTAGCTGGCACAAGGATTGGTAGCCGGTGTACTCCCGCCACCTTCCACGGTAGTATTATTGGAGTTGCTGACAGAGGTTGTGGGTGCCAGCGTTACGCCGCCGCCGTCGCAGGCGGTAATTGCTGCAGCCAATACGCTGACGCCGAAAACAGTTTTTATATTCATGCCTTATATCGCTCCTGATTGCTTGTCGGGTAACTTACTGATGGGCGTCATGGTGCCGGAGTTATTTGTCAGTATCGTGACAATTCAAAAAAAAACCGGGCGCGCCGTTTCGCGCCCTTTAAGCTGGAGGTAAGATCATGATTTTCAGACAACTTTATGACGAAGTTTCGTCCACTTACACCTACCTGCTGGCTGATGAAAGGTCTCGCGAAGCCATCCTGATTGATCCGGTTTTTGAACAGCTGCACCGCGATCTGGCGCTGTTACGTGAGCTGGATCTGACGTTAAAACTGGTCGCCGATACCCATGCACATGCAGATCATGTTACCTCCGCCTGGCTTCTGAAACAGAAGACCGGCTGTCAGATTGCGCTGTCTGCTGCCGCAGGTGCGGAGAATGTTGACCGGCCACTGAAACATGGCGATACCATTGGCGTTAAGGGAATCAGTCTGGAAGTACGGGCTACTCCGGGACATACAAACGGCTGCCAGACTTACGTATTGTCGGACCATAGCATGGCCTTTACAGGCGATACCCTGCTTATCAGAGGATGCGGACGAAGTGACTTCCAGCAGGGCGATGCAGCACGACTATATCACTCGATCACCGAGCAAATTTTCAGCCTGCCAGATGACTGCGCCATCTATCCGGCACACGACTATAACGGCCGGACCGAATCGTCCGTTGGCGAAGAGAAAAAACACAACCCGCGGGTTGGCGGCGGAGCCAACGAGAAAGACTTTGTGCATTACATGCACGCCATGCAATTGCCCCACCCTAAAAAAATAGATGAGGCACTGCCGGCCAATATGCGCAGCGGCATGCCTGAAGATGGCAAGCTGCCGCCGGAACCTGATTGGGCGGATATCCGAATTACCTATGCAGGCATCGCAGAAGTAGAACCGGAATGGGTGGTTCAGAATCAGCCGTCAGTGACTATTCTGGATGTGAGAGAAACCGATGAAATTGAAGAACCTTTAACTGGCCTGAATAATGCCATCAGCATTCCGCTGTCGCAGTTGCGCGACAGGGTCAGTGAAGTACCTGGCGACAAACCTGTGGTGACATTATGCCGGTCGGGCAAACGGTCTTCCCTCGCGCTTGGCATTCTGAAGAATGCCGGGCATGACAAGGTTGCCAATATCCATGGTGGTATTTTGCATTGGCATGGGAAGTAGGTAAGCTGTTCAGCCCCGATTAATCCTCACCCCCATAAGCTGTCCCTGTCATATATAAGGACGAGGACAGCTTATGAAAATCCTGACATTAACAATCACCCTTCTAGCCACCCTGTTTACAGGCGCAACTGCTCATGCCAGCGACAATATCGCCAGCGCCTGTGCAACACTGGAGTTCATGGCCAAGATGGTGGCCATCAATACTTTGCTTCCCGCCAACTATGACTCGCCTGCAGAACTGCGTGACATCCGGGAGCATCTTAAGCAATTAAACACACTGGCCTGCCAGCCGGTTGTGCACTCAGAGCTGACCCAATACAACAGCACTTATGCAAATGGGCGTCGTGTTTCCGACGATCTCAACAACAGAGCCTGGTACTTTGCCAACGGTCAACTGTTTACCGCCCGTCCGGGGCGCAACAGCACAATTTACTACCCCAATGGCCAGGTGATGGCGTATAGCTGGATGCGTGGCGGGCAGACCATCTACTGGCCTAACGGAAATCCGGCCACATTCAGCTTCAGGACTGCTAATGAGGCCTGGTACTACCCGGAAGGTTATATTGTGACTTATCTGGCGGGTGTTAAAGGCGCGCGCTGGTTCTACCCCTTCGATAACCAGGCAGGTCAGGTGGGTCAGGAAATGATCTCCGCTGACTGGGGTGAGGCTGGCGAGTACTTTAACCTGATTGAATTTACACCTTACGGACACATGCTGATGAGGCGGGAAAAAATACGCGGCAAGCTGGTGCTGTCAGACCATGAGTTATTGGATGTGCCAGGCGTGATACTTATGATTACCCGATTGTATCAGGCCCCAGATGAAGCCACTCTGTTTATACCCGGTGACGGCAGTATTACAGGGGTACCTTATTGATAAAACCTCGCATATAATCAATCCAAGAACGTAAATGGTGTATCGATCATGCCAGCACTACCGCCAAGCCCGGCTGACTGCAATCGCAAGAACAGCGTTGTCATACTGGAAGATGATAAGATCTATGGCAAAGTACTCGAATTTCAACTTCGAGCCAGCGGGTTCGAATCGAAACTGTGCGGTTCTACAAATGCTCTTTTTAATCATATAAAGACACATGGAAATCCAGACATTTTTATTCTTGATTATTTTCTGGGAGATGAAGAACCGACTGGGCTGGAGATATGCCGACGAGTAGTCACATATTTTAATCGTCCGGCTATTATGTTAACTGGCAACGATAACGTAGAGACACTGGTCAGCTGCCTGACGGCAGGTGCCGATCAATACATCGTCAAACCGTGCGATGTAAGAGAACTCGTCGCACGTATAGAAGTTACTTTACGACGCCAGGATACACGTAGCAGCTACAGAGAAAATTCGCTCACCCTTCCTCTGGATGAAAACATATCAATTAGCTGGGAAAATGAAAGCCTGCAGCATTCAGACGGCAGAATTTCACATCTTACACAGAAAGAACTCGGGCTACTGGAGCTATTTTTACGTGAACAAAATCGGTATATCGATAGGCGCAAAGCGTTTATGTCGCTTTATGGATATGAAATGGATCCATTGAACAGATCAATCGATGTATTGGTGAGCCGAATACGCAAAAAGTTGAGAGAATTAGACGATGATTATCGTATCAAAACCCTGCGCGGGCACGGCTACGTTCTCTATAAAAAGAAATAATTCAGAGAATTGGACTTGATATCGTCATTGAGTCTCCACCCACTCCACTCCATCGAAATCTCGCACTTCTTTAATAACCCTATATTTTCTCATAAGACGGTTAATCTGTTCTATTTTAAGCTCGTTCGACAAAGTTTCACCCTTTTGGAGCGCTTCCATTCCTTTAGTCGATTTCGAAAATTTACTGTTGACGTAATCATAAACACTTCTCGGATTTCTATAGAAATTTGGAGCACCTTGCCTGATGATGGACGAGCCCAACTTACACAAACAAGCATCACGACCTCTAGGACTATAAAAAGGTACCCCGCCTGCCTCTTGCCTAAGCATTGTGATTGTAACTAACGCCCCCAGGAATACTTCAGTTTGCTTTACAAATTCAATTACCTTGTGATCTTTGTCGGACCTGAAACCCGCAGGATTCTGGTCCACAAGATAGGAAACAAAAATTGTCACTAACTCATGTCTATTAATAACTGAAGAGGTCAGAATCATACGCTTTATTTGCGTATAATCATCCAGAACCAGACACTCAAATAAAGCTAGACTCGCATCGTATGTAAGATTTGGTATTCTCAGCATTGTATGTTGGAGGATTTACTTACTGCCAAGAGCTTTGACTCAGTATCACTGCAATGGCAGAAAGCAACTCGCTTCGGTAAATTGGCTTCAAAAGAGTCGATACATCAGATATGTCAGAAGAGGGCGAAGGACTGTTTTCAATTTCATCTTGGAATATGATGACTTTTTCCTTAGAGTCACTAACAGCTCTTATCGCGCCTCCATCCTTCAGCAGACTAGAGCTAACAATCACCGCCGCATACTCACCTAAAGTCAAACGGTCGTGCAGGACATCAATGTCACTGCTTACTGTCGCAGTTAGCCCATAAGACTCGAGCATAGACGCTACTGCGTCTCGGTCTCTTCTGTCTTTCAGAGCCACGAGTAATTTTGGCGGATCGAACAACATCTGTACTCCATATCCCCTCCAGCAAACGAATCAGATTAATATCAGAGAACAGAAGATAAAAATGTAAAATTTGGTATCACGAAGAATCATGTTGGATCAATCTAGAATATAATCGCCTCAGTACAAACTTAGATCAATTGATTTAGATTTACGCTGTCATATACGCATCGATATTTATGAAAATTCTTTTCAAAATAATTGGCAAACTAAGAAACCCTTCACTTGAAGAAGCAAGGTTTATATGGACCTTATTTATAGGAATTTGGATGTTACTTGCATTACTTGGCGAACTTATTCTATCGATAGGCTAGCTCAATAGCTCACCCACAAGTTTCAACAATGCATTTGAACTAATTGGTTTCGATATATATGCATCCATTCCGCCTTCAATAAATCTCTGATGATCGCCAACCATTGCATGTGCGGTAAGAGCAATTATAGGGACATGCCCACCACTTTCTCTTTCCATTAATCTGATCAGTCGGGTTGCCTCCAGACCATCCATAACTGGCATTTGAATATCCATCAAGATCACATCAAACAATCTCTCTTTAGCGAGATCTAACGCTCTTAGCCCATTATCAGCGACAGTAACCTTGTGACCTGCCTTGACAAGAATTTCCTTTGTCAACTTTTGATTGATGAGGTTATCTTCTACGATAAGAATATCGGCAACGCGACTATCGGGTGATGAATTGATCAAAGCCTCAGGGGCTATCTGATCCGATTCATCGACTCTTTGAGACAAATTGGCAGAAGAATTACCTGAAAGATCAAATTTTAGATCAAAGTAAAACAGACTCCCCATTCCAAACTCGGATTCCATCTTGATATGGCCACCCATAAGGCTTACGAGATTAGAACTTATCACCAGACCAAGGCCACTCCCTCCGTACCTCCTGGTGATGGAGGCATCACCCTGGGAAAAAGCCTTGAATATATCTTTCTTTTGCTCAGAAGTAATACCGATTCCTGTATCCCGCACGGAGAACCTGATTTTCACCCAGTCGCCCTCACCATCTATTGCGGATACAATTAGTTTCACGACTCCATACTCGGTGAATTTTATGGCATTTGAAATTAGATTCACAAGAATCTGTCGGAGCCGATACGCATCTCCATTAACATACTGCGGAATTCTCTTGTCAAAATCATATTCGAAAACTATGCCTTTCTGCCTCGCTCTTAAAGCCAGGTCACCCAACATCCTTTTCAGATATTCACGGACGTCAAACAATGCAAGGTCCAGCGTCATTTTGCCTGCATCGATCTTAGAAAAATCCAATATATCATTGATCACACGCAATAAGGATTTTGCCGATTCATAGACTGTTTCCAGATAATCCTTTTGCTCGTCATCCAATTTTGTCGCAAGAGCCAGTTCAGTCATTCCAATAACACCGTTGATTGGCGTTCGGACCTCATGGCTCATGTTAGCAAGGAATTCTCCTTTAGCTTTATTTGCGTTATCCGCCTGCGCTTTTGCGGAAATCAACTCTTCACGAAGAGCCTTCCATTCACTAACATCACGGACAATTGCGACGAAGTGGGTACTTTCCCCAAATGCCATTGTACTCACTGTGATCTCAACCGGAAATTCCGTTAGAAGACGGTGATGACCTGTAAGCTCTCCACGGACCCCGTAATCTCGGTCCTTAGCCTGAGACAGCAGAGCGGCAAGAGATGAACGGCAATCAGGATGGAACAAGTCAGAGACTGACATTCCTAGCAACAACTTACTGTTGAAACCAAATATTTTTTCCATCGCGGGATTTGATCGTTGAATGGATCCATCCTCATCCAACTCAAGAATGCCATCTGCTGCACTGTCAAACAGAACCCGAAACGCGGCCTCGCTGCGGCTCAATTTGTCCTGAATATGATGTCGCGCCTTTTCTGCCCTGAACGCCAATATCAAGTTTGAACAGGTAGCTACAAGCAAATTCAGGTGTTCAGCTATTCCAACGTTGTAACCACCTGGTCGGTTCGCAATCCCTATCATGCCGACAAGAGCTTCACCGCTCCTGACTGGCAACCCCATAAAAGAATTTAAGGGTGGATGCCCGGGCGGGAGCCCTCCACTCCGGGGATCAGAGTACGGAGTATTGGATATAAGAAGCTCCCCAGTTTTTAGTACCTGACCGAAAAGTGTCTCAAGATTTGTAAATTTTAGGCCCTCTGCATAGCTCTGAGCGTACAACTCGCGAGTTGCTTCATCCCAGGCGATGTTGGTGAGCGCATGAGTCTTCAGGTAGGGATTATCGTCCTCGTCGAATAAAACTTCACCAATAAAGCCATACTCGCTATTACTGATACTAAGAAGGTGATGCAGCATCACTTCAAAGGGACTCTGTGAGTCATCTGATTTTATGAAACTTGCCAAGGCTTGACTAACAGCTGAAAGCATATCATTACTTTCAGATATTGCTTTTTCTGCTAAAGCTCTCTCAGTGACATCCTGTACTGCCGCGTATATCAAGCCGTCATCACCGCTTATCGAAGACGACCACTCGAGCAACTTGTATTGTCCGTCCTTACGCAGGTAGCGGTTACGAAAATTCCTGACTACATCTCCATTTGAGAGGTCACTCAGCTTCTGCTTTGTTGAATTGAGATCCTCGGGGTGAACTAATTCGAGGTATGACAGGGCCTCAATTTCGGACTTAGAGTAGCCCAAAGTCTGGGCAAAGGCTGAGTTGACTGCGACAAACCTCCCATCGAACCCACATACGCAAAACATCTGAGGCGTTACAGAGAAGTGTTTCAGCGTTTCTATTTTGCAGGAGTCAAGCAATTGAATCGCGAAATCAATCAGGGCGCGATGCTCCTGAGTCAAACTCAGCAACGCCTCCCCGGAGAGACCTAACCAGGCTTTAGGCGCTGTATGCGGATGAAACTCGAGTTGAATTGGGAACACCAACAAAGGCTCACTCCCATCTGCAGTGGACATTACATACCCATGACGGAACCAATTCTCTTTTTCTTCAACATCAATAGAGGCCCAACGACTAATCACTTCATCGTGCCAGCGACTATTGAATCGTGAACCATGGATATCTGTGAAAAAATGTCCATCATCATAATAAAC from Pseudohongiella spirulinae encodes:
- a CDS encoding response regulator transcription factor, with translation MPALPPSPADCNRKNSVVILEDDKIYGKVLEFQLRASGFESKLCGSTNALFNHIKTHGNPDIFILDYFLGDEEPTGLEICRRVVTYFNRPAIMLTGNDNVETLVSCLTAGADQYIVKPCDVRELVARIEVTLRRQDTRSSYRENSLTLPLDENISISWENESLQHSDGRISHLTQKELGLLELFLREQNRYIDRRKAFMSLYGYEMDPLNRSIDVLVSRIRKKLRELDDDYRIKTLRGHGYVLYKKK
- a CDS encoding TonB-dependent receptor domain-containing protein; amino-acid sequence: MQGKKRELSLAIAIALTGVSLSANVHAQQEGSAVAAPQIEEIMVMGRLRDASRSIIMERVEQPFAAEVIGIEQISRAGDSDVAMALRRVTGLSLVEGKYIYVRGLGERYSSATLNGAEIPSPELSRNVIPLDYIPASILESVKVHKAYSVDQPAAFGGGNVDIRTSGTPDGLVFDVSVGTGWNSENSGKGLRNLGDQGGLPSGILEALNKYQGNIQPSNIARFEFPGSRIPTPAQQLEAQRINRDLMLSLNRDVDIKQPTSISPDMSGSVTLGNAFDINNDLSVGVLANAAIGTSYSNSDQFEQDFNNPEETFREIQRTFTNESVTGALNLSLNYQDRHTISTNTYLLQDDEDQASIVEGYNPDFQQPSGRQRRTQVSNLEKRELFVNQVIGEHSFTMSDLDFLTVPTFLDVIDDIDLRWFYSDATATSEVPNSSSVQSLNLRNPQTDELISTSVNLGSSAQFAFLDLEDDVESWGYQFDAHFDLGFTRGTVSGGYTYSEKSRQYYGYTANIVVGPTGREGFPSDVFSDQSLADLGNGFSLNMGSNFGTESYIAGETKMASFGSVDAYFYDNWRVTAGLRWEDFTRGILPLDLLDYSGTSLNATIQDLEQPGTTAVLLGDDFYPAAALTYMRDGLFGTDNFQVRLGYGKTVVRPDLREYADIQFLDPELNNRVQGNPNLSFSEIDHIDLRSEAFFDNGDNLTVSLFYKDISRPIERVQRPGPQDATLLSFENAEAGEIYGIEFEGLKNIGRGFFVSGNLVLSDSELTFDASSSQTSLSRRLTGHSEYVVNAQLGFDSDNGQHSASLLYNVFGDRIYFGGRNQTPDAFEDPFHSLDLTYTYYPTDRISVRLRAQNLLDENREFYQNDVKIIDVATGSRIRLDLQWKL
- a CDS encoding PAS domain S-box protein, coding for MNSDVMVLRVLQQRIPGVTGVYYDDGHFFTDIHGSRFNSRWHDEVISRWASIDVEEKENWFRHGYVMSTADGSEPLLVFPIQLEFHPHTAPKAWLGLSGEALLSLTQEHRALIDFAIQLLDSCKIETLKHFSVTPQMFCVCGFDGRFVAVNSAFAQTLGYSKSEIEALSYLELVHPEDLNSTKQKLSDLSNGDVVRNFRNRYLRKDGQYKLLEWSSSISGDDGLIYAAVQDVTERALAEKAISESNDMLSAVSQALASFIKSDDSQSPFEVMLHHLLSISNSEYGFIGEVLFDEDDNPYLKTHALTNIAWDEATRELYAQSYAEGLKFTNLETLFGQVLKTGELLISNTPYSDPRSGGLPPGHPPLNSFMGLPVRSGEALVGMIGIANRPGGYNVGIAEHLNLLVATCSNLILAFRAEKARHHIQDKLSRSEAAFRVLFDSAADGILELDEDGSIQRSNPAMEKIFGFNSKLLLGMSVSDLFHPDCRSSLAALLSQAKDRDYGVRGELTGHHRLLTEFPVEITVSTMAFGESTHFVAIVRDVSEWKALREELISAKAQADNANKAKGEFLANMSHEVRTPINGVIGMTELALATKLDDEQKDYLETVYESAKSLLRVINDILDFSKIDAGKMTLDLALFDVREYLKRMLGDLALRARQKGIVFEYDFDKRIPQYVNGDAYRLRQILVNLISNAIKFTEYGVVKLIVSAIDGEGDWVKIRFSVRDTGIGITSEQKKDIFKAFSQGDASITRRYGGSGLGLVISSNLVSLMGGHIKMESEFGMGSLFYFDLKFDLSGNSSANLSQRVDESDQIAPEALINSSPDSRVADILIVEDNLINQKLTKEILVKAGHKVTVADNGLRALDLAKERLFDVILMDIQMPVMDGLEATRLIRLMERESGGHVPIIALTAHAMVGDHQRFIEGGMDAYISKPISSNALLKLVGELLS
- a CDS encoding MBL fold metallo-hydrolase; this encodes MIFRQLYDEVSSTYTYLLADERSREAILIDPVFEQLHRDLALLRELDLTLKLVADTHAHADHVTSAWLLKQKTGCQIALSAAAGAENVDRPLKHGDTIGVKGISLEVRATPGHTNGCQTYVLSDHSMAFTGDTLLIRGCGRSDFQQGDAARLYHSITEQIFSLPDDCAIYPAHDYNGRTESSVGEEKKHNPRVGGGANEKDFVHYMHAMQLPHPKKIDEALPANMRSGMPEDGKLPPEPDWADIRITYAGIAEVEPEWVVQNQPSVTILDVRETDEIEEPLTGLNNAISIPLSQLRDRVSEVPGDKPVVTLCRSGKRSSLALGILKNAGHDKVANIHGGILHWHGK